The Papilio machaon chromosome 28, ilPapMach1.1, whole genome shotgun sequence genome includes a window with the following:
- the LOC106713399 gene encoding protein mahjong isoform X1, with protein MDSAPAQEVTELLRQWEEQHATPNYDPIPTLTRIAEIIEAETENFMKKDPDPFDERPPSRTDPECALGQALKVMFKKDNFMTKLVNDYVRDTYYSRQNITGRDVYKLNVAACRLTLDLMPGLEMSVVFQDNEALIQRLVSWATKSPEPLQCYATGLVAAAMEVQEIATNFRDLNAMLVPLMLRRLHELRNKTQEDKQTNQNAVTPPNQTRHFARFDKKRNNDIKSNGPIVDKKDREKDDGGGSEMLIDETPPQASKDPETPIKNYISSARSPEQYALMSPPARPPLPVPAQPPLTHDPSSNSSWAEMETYVIGNIQIHPPTDATKQMLILRYLTPMGEYQEFLSHVFEQNALGLILGYLNVRESRDSRLAFEALKYLAALLCHKKFSIDFINMGGLQKFLEVPRPSVAATGVSICLYYLAYCEDAMERVCLLPRATLADLVKYALWLLECSHDSGRCHATMFFGLSFQFRVILEEFDNQDGLRKLYNVISTLPILGSDEEESRVSEDETCAARQIVRHVCVALRRYLEAHLRLRAAQVARQQGDNIPEPPPYKASKSSPEEIQEQIELLQSVAWSRWPPVDELLELGGVALLLQVVGYAYEWNFNGRAETVRSALDVISVCCVAPRVQLLLTEKIDMRDADLTTGVNIVLGAADGEIVPDPEVQKAALNVLVNCVCAPVHRAGTSTTRFSITGSSKKKTALKSYEDLIQKVWESVRTNNGIMVLLSLMLVKAPITDADRLRGLACRALAGLARCPTVRQIISKLPLFTTSQIQSLMRDPILQEKRQEHVMFQKYALELLERVSGKSKHMGAEFETSLANIHRANVVAQTRINYNERQLLQLVAAHLAARGLRESAAALQREARLPPPATAAPAPPPPPVYTPSTPVRPRLSVSRSSSVGSAAGALLHRDSLDHNHMHVDSDSPLPPVIKLRKVQNSPACQPSEHKRSLQKQLSAAGERALSPPRVTLHSIITEYLYNQHALCKNPVVTCPQFNLFEPHKCPEPARVSTLAALAARGAEAANVCARVVRRELGAPALKRAHSRLVHAHFAPVRTLRLQDDDAFFTHTIFHPTQQQLLAATSSGDIRIFNLFTGVEENSYQVHESYIYHMQASRDGLLLLASATTTWRPLSALWNMKEFEQLRFQLDNEEYVEFSKMSDERIIGTKGETATVFDTRTGRELMTLAPAISNQYAKNRATFNPTDELVLSDGVLWDVNTGKEIHKFDKLNQTHSGVFHPNGLEVISNTEVWDLRTFHLLRTVPTLDKSEVIFNPTCSALYAVCSDQDSEERSQFDTSFKTLDPYDYSSIATIDVKRNIYSLGVSRYGTQISLVENMGDFEQVQESCVKLYDVGRKRDHDDDAEEDEEEDMAGGSDNDDGSDSGSDNEDDLATSLLRNAVMGLAEGGSSGDDSGDDADEVRPRRHMRTRRRAAENNMSDSEGDLDIIEFDLD; from the exons atggaTTCAGCACCAGCACAAGAAGTTACTGAACTGCTAAGACAGTGGGAAGAGCAACATGCGACTCCTAACTATGACCCCATACCAACACTCACCAG GATAGCAGAGATTATAGAAGCGGAAACAGAGAATTTTATGAAGAAAGATCCGGACCCATTTGATGAGCGTCCACCGTCCCGTACAGATCCGGAGTGCGCGCTGGGCCAGGCGCTTAAAGTTATGTTTaagaaagataattttatgacTAAG CTAGTAAATGATTATGTCCGAGACACGTATTACTCGAGGCAGAACATCACGGGCCGGGATGTGTACAAACTGAATGTAGCTGCGTGTCGACTTACACTTGATCTGATGCCGGGATTAGAAATGAGTGTTGTATTTCAG GATAATGAAGCGTTAATACAGCGGCTAGTGAGTTGGGCGACCAAGTCTCCGGAGCCGCTGCAGTGTTATGCTACCGGCCTTGTCGCAGCCGCTATGGAAGTGCAGGAAATTGCTACTAATtttag GGATTTAAATGCAATGCTAGTACCACTAATGCTAAGGAGGCTACACGAATTAAGAAATAAGACTCAAGAGGATAAG CAGACGAATCAAAATGCGGTGACACCGCCGAACCAGACGCGTCACTTCGCCAGGTTCGACAAGAAGAGGAATAATGATATCAAAAGCAATGGACCAATCGTCgataaaaaag atcgAGAGAAAGATGATGGAGGAGGGAGTGAAATGCTGATTGATGAGACACCTCCACAAGCCAGCAAAGATCCTGAAAcaccaattaaaaattatattt CGAGCGCGAGATCTCCGGAGCAGTACGCGCTGATGTCGCCACCGGCGCGCCCGCCACTGCCTGTGCCTGCCCAGCCACCACTCACGCATGACCCCTCCTCTAACTCCAGCTGGGCCGAGATGGAGACCTACGTCATTG GTAACATACAAATTCATCCGCCGACGGACGCAACCAAACAGATGTTGATACTGCGATACCTCACACCAATGGGGGAGTACCAAGag TTCCTATCGCATGTGTTCGAGCAGAATGCCCTAGGTCTGATCCTAGGATATCTGAACGTCCGTGAATCTCGCGACTCCCGTCTCGCCTTCGAAGCTCTAAAGTATCTCGCTGCGCTGCTCTGCCATAAGAAGTTCTCTATTGACTTCATAAATATGGGCGGATTACAG AAGTTTCTAGAAGTGCCCAGACCATCGGTAGCGGCGACCGGTGTGTCCATCTGTTTATATTACCTGGCGTACTGCGAGGATGCTATGGAGCGCGTCTGTCTTCTGCCAAGAGCTACACTAGCTGACCTCGTCAA ataCGCGCTATGGCTACTAGAATGTTCTCACGACTCTGGTCGTTGTCATGCGACCATGTTCTTTGGTCTCTCATTCCAGTTCCGTGTTATCTTAGAGGAGTTTGATAACCAG gATGGCTTACGTAAATTATACAACGTGATATCAACTTTACCCATACTTGGGTCTGATGAGGAGGAGTCTCGCGTCTCCGAGGACGAGACTTGCGCCGCGCGACAGATCGTGCGACATGTTTGCGTCGCATTGAGAAG GTATTTAGAGGCACATTTAAGACTGCGCGCTGCACAGGTTGCGAGACAGCAAGGTGATAATATACCAGAACCGCCACCTTATAAG GCATCGAAGTCGTCACCGGAAGAGATCCAGGAGCAGATCGAGCTGCTGCAGAGCGTGGCGTGGTCGCGCTGGCCTCCGGTAGATGAGCTGCTGGAGCTGGGCGGAGTCGCCTTACTGCTGCAGGTCGTCGGCTACGCTTATGAGTGGAACTTTAACGGCAG GGCGGAGACTGTGCGGTCAGCTCTGGATGTGATCTCTGTGTGCTGTGTAGCTCCGCGAGTGCAGCTTCTGCTCACAGAGAAGATAGACATGAGAGACGCTGATCTCACCACTGGAGTTAACATTGTGCTCG gTGCTGCTGATGGTGAGATAGTACCAGATCCAGAAGTGCAGAAGGCAGCTCTAAATGTACTGGTCAACTGCGTCTGCGCACCGGTACATAGG GCCGGTACATCGACGACTCGTTTCTCTATCACTGGCTCCAGTAAGAAGAAGACTGCCCTTAAATCCTACGAGGATCTCATACAGAAGGTGTGGGAGAGTGTACGGACAAACAACGGCATCATG GTGTTATTATCTCTGATGTTGGTGAAAGCTCCGATCACGGACGCGGACAGACTGCGCGGGCTGGCTTGTCGTGCGCTCGCTGGACTTGCGCGCTGCCCCACAGTGCGACAGATCATATCCAAGCTACCGCTGTTCACTACCTCACAGATACAGT CGTTGATGCGGGACCCTATCCTGCAGGAGAAGCGGCAGGAGCATGTGATGTTCCAGAAGTACGCGCTGGAACTGCTGGAGCGAGTCTCCGGCAAGAGCAAGCATATGGGCGCAGAGTTTGAGACCTCGCTTGCTAATATACATAGG GCGAACGTAGTAGCACAGACTCGTATCAACTACAACGAGCGCCAGCTGCTGCAGCTGGTGGCGGCGCACTTGGCGGCGCGCGGGCTGCGGGAGAGTGCGGCGGCGCTGCAGCGAGAGGCCCGTCTCCCTCCCCCAGCCACCGCCGCACCAGCACCACCCCCACCACCTGTATACACACCCTCCACACCTGTCAGG CCTCGTCTGTCAGTATCCAGGTCTAGTAGTGTGGGGTCTGCAGCTGGGGCGCTGCTGCATCGCGACAGTTTGGATCACAATCACATGCATGTTGACAGTGACAGCCCACTGCCGCCTGTCATCAAACTCAG GAAGGTTCAAAATAGTCCGGCATGCCAGCCATCAGAACACAAACGTTCGCTACAGAAGCAGCTGAGCGCCGCCGGTGAGCGAGCGCTCTCACCACCTCGTGTCACTTTACACTCAATCATCACTGAATACTTGTACAATCAGCACGCGCTCTGCAAGAACCCAGTCGTCACATGCCCACAGTTTAACTTGTTTGA aCCGCACAAGTGCCCGGAGCCAGCACGAGTGAGTACGTTAGCGGCGCTGGCGGCGCGCGGTGCTGAGGCAGCCAACGTGTGCGCGCGCGTCGTGCGCCGGGAGCTGGGCGCGCCCGCACTCAAGCGCGCGCACAGCCGTCTCGTGCACGCGCACTTCGCGCCAGTCCGCACGCTCAGGCTGCAAGATGATGATGCATTCTTCACACATACTATATTCCat CCGACGCAACAACAGCTGTTAGCAGCGACGTCATCAGGGGACATTCGGATATTCAACTTATTTACCGGCGTAGAAGAGAATTCTTATCAAGTTCATGAATCTTACATATATCATATGCAG GCGAGTCGCGACGGCTTACTGCTGCTGGCGTCTGCCACCACCACCTGGAGACCACTCTCAGCATTATGGAACATGAAGGAGTTCGAACAGCT CAGATTTCAACTAGACAATGAAGAGTACGTGGAGTTCTCCAAGATGTCTGACGAGCGCATCATCGGCACCAAGGGGGAGACGGCCACCGTGTTCGACACGCGCACCGGCCGCGAGCTGATGACCCTCGCGCCAGCCATCAGCAACCAGTACGCCAAGAACCGGGCTACCTTCAATCCCACTGATGAACTGGTACTATCAG ATGGAGTACTTTGGGACGTGAACACGGGCAAAGAAATCCACAAGTTTGACAAACTGAACCAGACGCACAGCGGAGTCTTCCATCCAAACGGCCTCGAG gTGATATCAAACACAGAAGTATGGGACTTACGAACTTTCCATCTATTAAGGACAGTACCTACACTAGACAAGTCTGAG GTGATATTCAATCCGACATGCAGTGCGCTGTACGCGGTGTGCTCAGACCAGGACTCTGAGGAGAGAAGTCAGTTTGACACCAGCTTCAAGACATTGGACCCTTATGATTACTCCAGTATAG CGACCATAGACGTGAAACGTAACATCTACTCTCTGGGTGTGTCACGTTACGGCACTCAGATATCTCTGGTCGAGAACATGGGAGACTTCGAGCAGGTGCAAGAGTCATGTGTCAAGTTATACGATGTCGGACGTAAACGGGACCACGACGATGACGCG GAGGAGGACGAAGAGGAAGACATGGCGGGCGGGTCCGACAATGACGACGGCTCAGACTCCGGCTCCGACAACGAGGACGACT TAGCGACAAGTTTGTTGAGGAATGCAGTGATGGGACTGGCTGAGGGTGGCAGCAGCGGAGATGACTCCGGAGATGATGCAGATGAAGTGCGCCCCAGACGACACATGCGCACACGCAGACGg GCCGCGGAGAACAACATGAGCGATAGTGAAGGAGACCTGGATATTATTGAGTTTGACCTCGACTAG
- the LOC106713399 gene encoding protein mahjong isoform X2, with protein MDSAPAQEVTELLRQWEEQHATPNYDPIPTLTRIAEIIEAETENFMKKDPDPFDERPPSRTDPECALGQALKVMFKKDNFMTKLVNDYVRDTYYSRQNITGRDVYKLNVAACRLTLDLMPGLEMSVVFQDNEALIQRLVSWATKSPEPLQCYATGLVAAAMEVQEIATNFRDLNAMLVPLMLRRLHELRNKTQEDKQTNQNAVTPPNQTRHFARFDKKRNNDIKSNGPIVDKKDREKDDGGGSEMLIDETPPQASKDPETPIKNYISSARSPEQYALMSPPARPPLPVPAQPPLTHDPSSNSSWAEMETYVIGNIQIHPPTDATKQMLILRYLTPMGEYQEFLSHVFEQNALGLILGYLNVRESRDSRLAFEALKYLAALLCHKKFSIDFINMGGLQKFLEVPRPSVAATGVSICLYYLAYCEDAMERVCLLPRATLADLVKYALWLLECSHDSGRCHATMFFGLSFQFRVILEEFDNQDGLRKLYNVISTLPILGSDEEESRVSEDETCAARQIVRHVCVALRRYLEAHLRLRAAQVARQQGDNIPEPPPYKASKSSPEEIQEQIELLQSVAWSRWPPVDELLELGGVALLLQVVGYAYEWNFNGRAETVRSALDVISVCCVAPRVQLLLTEKIDMRDADLTTGVNIVLGAADGEIVPDPEVQKAALNVLVNCVCAPVHRAGTSTTRFSITGSSKKKTALKSYEDLIQKVWESVRTNNGIMVLLSLMLVKAPITDADRLRGLACRALAGLARCPTVRQIISKLPLFTTSQIQSLMRDPILQEKRQEHVMFQKYALELLERVSGKSKHMGAEFETSLANIHRANVVAQTRINYNERQLLQLVAAHLAARGLRESAAALQREARLPPPATAAPAPPPPPVYTPSTPVRPRLSVSRSSSVGSAAGALLHRDSLDHNHMHVDSDSPLPPVIKLRKVQNSPACQPSEHKRSLQKQLSAAGERALSPPRVTLHSIITEYLYNQHALCKNPVVTCPQFNLFEPHKCPEPARVSTLAALAARGAEAANVCARVVRRELGAPALKRAHSRLVHAHFAPVRTLRLQDDDAFFTHTIFHPTQQQLLAATSSGDIRIFNLFTGVEENSYQVHESYIYHMQASRDGLLLLASATTTWRPLSALWNMKEFEQLFQLDNEEYVEFSKMSDERIIGTKGETATVFDTRTGRELMTLAPAISNQYAKNRATFNPTDELVLSDGVLWDVNTGKEIHKFDKLNQTHSGVFHPNGLEVISNTEVWDLRTFHLLRTVPTLDKSEVIFNPTCSALYAVCSDQDSEERSQFDTSFKTLDPYDYSSIATIDVKRNIYSLGVSRYGTQISLVENMGDFEQVQESCVKLYDVGRKRDHDDDAEEDEEEDMAGGSDNDDGSDSGSDNEDDLATSLLRNAVMGLAEGGSSGDDSGDDADEVRPRRHMRTRRRAAENNMSDSEGDLDIIEFDLD; from the exons atggaTTCAGCACCAGCACAAGAAGTTACTGAACTGCTAAGACAGTGGGAAGAGCAACATGCGACTCCTAACTATGACCCCATACCAACACTCACCAG GATAGCAGAGATTATAGAAGCGGAAACAGAGAATTTTATGAAGAAAGATCCGGACCCATTTGATGAGCGTCCACCGTCCCGTACAGATCCGGAGTGCGCGCTGGGCCAGGCGCTTAAAGTTATGTTTaagaaagataattttatgacTAAG CTAGTAAATGATTATGTCCGAGACACGTATTACTCGAGGCAGAACATCACGGGCCGGGATGTGTACAAACTGAATGTAGCTGCGTGTCGACTTACACTTGATCTGATGCCGGGATTAGAAATGAGTGTTGTATTTCAG GATAATGAAGCGTTAATACAGCGGCTAGTGAGTTGGGCGACCAAGTCTCCGGAGCCGCTGCAGTGTTATGCTACCGGCCTTGTCGCAGCCGCTATGGAAGTGCAGGAAATTGCTACTAATtttag GGATTTAAATGCAATGCTAGTACCACTAATGCTAAGGAGGCTACACGAATTAAGAAATAAGACTCAAGAGGATAAG CAGACGAATCAAAATGCGGTGACACCGCCGAACCAGACGCGTCACTTCGCCAGGTTCGACAAGAAGAGGAATAATGATATCAAAAGCAATGGACCAATCGTCgataaaaaag atcgAGAGAAAGATGATGGAGGAGGGAGTGAAATGCTGATTGATGAGACACCTCCACAAGCCAGCAAAGATCCTGAAAcaccaattaaaaattatattt CGAGCGCGAGATCTCCGGAGCAGTACGCGCTGATGTCGCCACCGGCGCGCCCGCCACTGCCTGTGCCTGCCCAGCCACCACTCACGCATGACCCCTCCTCTAACTCCAGCTGGGCCGAGATGGAGACCTACGTCATTG GTAACATACAAATTCATCCGCCGACGGACGCAACCAAACAGATGTTGATACTGCGATACCTCACACCAATGGGGGAGTACCAAGag TTCCTATCGCATGTGTTCGAGCAGAATGCCCTAGGTCTGATCCTAGGATATCTGAACGTCCGTGAATCTCGCGACTCCCGTCTCGCCTTCGAAGCTCTAAAGTATCTCGCTGCGCTGCTCTGCCATAAGAAGTTCTCTATTGACTTCATAAATATGGGCGGATTACAG AAGTTTCTAGAAGTGCCCAGACCATCGGTAGCGGCGACCGGTGTGTCCATCTGTTTATATTACCTGGCGTACTGCGAGGATGCTATGGAGCGCGTCTGTCTTCTGCCAAGAGCTACACTAGCTGACCTCGTCAA ataCGCGCTATGGCTACTAGAATGTTCTCACGACTCTGGTCGTTGTCATGCGACCATGTTCTTTGGTCTCTCATTCCAGTTCCGTGTTATCTTAGAGGAGTTTGATAACCAG gATGGCTTACGTAAATTATACAACGTGATATCAACTTTACCCATACTTGGGTCTGATGAGGAGGAGTCTCGCGTCTCCGAGGACGAGACTTGCGCCGCGCGACAGATCGTGCGACATGTTTGCGTCGCATTGAGAAG GTATTTAGAGGCACATTTAAGACTGCGCGCTGCACAGGTTGCGAGACAGCAAGGTGATAATATACCAGAACCGCCACCTTATAAG GCATCGAAGTCGTCACCGGAAGAGATCCAGGAGCAGATCGAGCTGCTGCAGAGCGTGGCGTGGTCGCGCTGGCCTCCGGTAGATGAGCTGCTGGAGCTGGGCGGAGTCGCCTTACTGCTGCAGGTCGTCGGCTACGCTTATGAGTGGAACTTTAACGGCAG GGCGGAGACTGTGCGGTCAGCTCTGGATGTGATCTCTGTGTGCTGTGTAGCTCCGCGAGTGCAGCTTCTGCTCACAGAGAAGATAGACATGAGAGACGCTGATCTCACCACTGGAGTTAACATTGTGCTCG gTGCTGCTGATGGTGAGATAGTACCAGATCCAGAAGTGCAGAAGGCAGCTCTAAATGTACTGGTCAACTGCGTCTGCGCACCGGTACATAGG GCCGGTACATCGACGACTCGTTTCTCTATCACTGGCTCCAGTAAGAAGAAGACTGCCCTTAAATCCTACGAGGATCTCATACAGAAGGTGTGGGAGAGTGTACGGACAAACAACGGCATCATG GTGTTATTATCTCTGATGTTGGTGAAAGCTCCGATCACGGACGCGGACAGACTGCGCGGGCTGGCTTGTCGTGCGCTCGCTGGACTTGCGCGCTGCCCCACAGTGCGACAGATCATATCCAAGCTACCGCTGTTCACTACCTCACAGATACAGT CGTTGATGCGGGACCCTATCCTGCAGGAGAAGCGGCAGGAGCATGTGATGTTCCAGAAGTACGCGCTGGAACTGCTGGAGCGAGTCTCCGGCAAGAGCAAGCATATGGGCGCAGAGTTTGAGACCTCGCTTGCTAATATACATAGG GCGAACGTAGTAGCACAGACTCGTATCAACTACAACGAGCGCCAGCTGCTGCAGCTGGTGGCGGCGCACTTGGCGGCGCGCGGGCTGCGGGAGAGTGCGGCGGCGCTGCAGCGAGAGGCCCGTCTCCCTCCCCCAGCCACCGCCGCACCAGCACCACCCCCACCACCTGTATACACACCCTCCACACCTGTCAGG CCTCGTCTGTCAGTATCCAGGTCTAGTAGTGTGGGGTCTGCAGCTGGGGCGCTGCTGCATCGCGACAGTTTGGATCACAATCACATGCATGTTGACAGTGACAGCCCACTGCCGCCTGTCATCAAACTCAG GAAGGTTCAAAATAGTCCGGCATGCCAGCCATCAGAACACAAACGTTCGCTACAGAAGCAGCTGAGCGCCGCCGGTGAGCGAGCGCTCTCACCACCTCGTGTCACTTTACACTCAATCATCACTGAATACTTGTACAATCAGCACGCGCTCTGCAAGAACCCAGTCGTCACATGCCCACAGTTTAACTTGTTTGA aCCGCACAAGTGCCCGGAGCCAGCACGAGTGAGTACGTTAGCGGCGCTGGCGGCGCGCGGTGCTGAGGCAGCCAACGTGTGCGCGCGCGTCGTGCGCCGGGAGCTGGGCGCGCCCGCACTCAAGCGCGCGCACAGCCGTCTCGTGCACGCGCACTTCGCGCCAGTCCGCACGCTCAGGCTGCAAGATGATGATGCATTCTTCACACATACTATATTCCat CCGACGCAACAACAGCTGTTAGCAGCGACGTCATCAGGGGACATTCGGATATTCAACTTATTTACCGGCGTAGAAGAGAATTCTTATCAAGTTCATGAATCTTACATATATCATATGCAG GCGAGTCGCGACGGCTTACTGCTGCTGGCGTCTGCCACCACCACCTGGAGACCACTCTCAGCATTATGGAACATGAAGGAGTTCGAACAGCT ATTTCAACTAGACAATGAAGAGTACGTGGAGTTCTCCAAGATGTCTGACGAGCGCATCATCGGCACCAAGGGGGAGACGGCCACCGTGTTCGACACGCGCACCGGCCGCGAGCTGATGACCCTCGCGCCAGCCATCAGCAACCAGTACGCCAAGAACCGGGCTACCTTCAATCCCACTGATGAACTGGTACTATCAG ATGGAGTACTTTGGGACGTGAACACGGGCAAAGAAATCCACAAGTTTGACAAACTGAACCAGACGCACAGCGGAGTCTTCCATCCAAACGGCCTCGAG gTGATATCAAACACAGAAGTATGGGACTTACGAACTTTCCATCTATTAAGGACAGTACCTACACTAGACAAGTCTGAG GTGATATTCAATCCGACATGCAGTGCGCTGTACGCGGTGTGCTCAGACCAGGACTCTGAGGAGAGAAGTCAGTTTGACACCAGCTTCAAGACATTGGACCCTTATGATTACTCCAGTATAG CGACCATAGACGTGAAACGTAACATCTACTCTCTGGGTGTGTCACGTTACGGCACTCAGATATCTCTGGTCGAGAACATGGGAGACTTCGAGCAGGTGCAAGAGTCATGTGTCAAGTTATACGATGTCGGACGTAAACGGGACCACGACGATGACGCG GAGGAGGACGAAGAGGAAGACATGGCGGGCGGGTCCGACAATGACGACGGCTCAGACTCCGGCTCCGACAACGAGGACGACT TAGCGACAAGTTTGTTGAGGAATGCAGTGATGGGACTGGCTGAGGGTGGCAGCAGCGGAGATGACTCCGGAGATGATGCAGATGAAGTGCGCCCCAGACGACACATGCGCACACGCAGACGg GCCGCGGAGAACAACATGAGCGATAGTGAAGGAGACCTGGATATTATTGAGTTTGACCTCGACTAG